The proteins below come from a single Gimesia alba genomic window:
- a CDS encoding BBP7 family outer membrane beta-barrel protein produces the protein MRVEYLLWKAPPGNQLIGSEIPSGNDPRQPFVGVDFFGFGTQSTRELDLSSIGTQGANGIRGTYGIDFVSGSIETSFFGMASENSSVSVGEADLLGPEFGTTDLISILTSVDGNNPGTDGRQFNQKVAVNYQHSAWGLESNYVINTERLLFRTYYGAGGLQIRPLVGFRYLKIGERMEIKGGFEELTTTPPQPFFETTIKSETSNKLYVPQAGIRMEFVHPMFTISAQPKVGFGVNNYNGSVLTNQFWSESDPTHVTQISQTRFAPTFEFGVNARIHLSESFTFNVGYNFLWANQVARPGGIIYYNTSSSNPNTGVSLQAKNSLDSYKLHGLVLGAEYRFP, from the coding sequence ATGAGAGTCGAGTATCTGCTCTGGAAAGCGCCTCCCGGAAATCAGTTGATTGGTTCTGAAATACCAAGTGGTAATGACCCCCGGCAACCTTTTGTAGGAGTTGATTTCTTTGGGTTTGGTACTCAGTCTACCAGGGAACTCGATTTAAGCTCAATTGGTACTCAAGGGGCTAACGGGATTCGGGGAACCTATGGAATTGATTTTGTCAGCGGAAGTATCGAGACTTCATTTTTCGGGATGGCTTCTGAAAACAGCTCTGTTTCTGTTGGTGAGGCAGATCTGTTAGGGCCCGAATTTGGAACGACTGATCTGATTTCAATTCTAACCTCTGTCGACGGTAATAATCCAGGGACTGACGGTCGACAATTTAATCAGAAGGTTGCAGTGAATTATCAACATTCGGCCTGGGGACTCGAAAGTAACTACGTGATCAATACCGAACGCCTCTTGTTCAGGACCTACTATGGTGCTGGGGGTTTGCAAATTCGTCCCTTGGTTGGTTTTCGATATTTGAAGATTGGTGAGAGAATGGAGATCAAGGGAGGCTTCGAAGAACTAACTACAACTCCTCCACAACCCTTTTTTGAGACCACGATCAAGTCCGAAACCAGTAACAAACTCTATGTACCACAAGCAGGGATTCGCATGGAGTTTGTGCACCCCATGTTTACGATATCGGCGCAACCAAAAGTGGGATTTGGAGTGAATAACTACAACGGTAGTGTTTTGACGAATCAATTTTGGTCTGAATCTGATCCGACGCACGTAACACAAATATCCCAAACAAGATTTGCACCCACATTTGAATTCGGTGTCAATGCCCGTATTCATTTGAGTGAATCTTTCACTTTTAATGTGGGTTATAACTTTTTGTGGGCCAATCAGGTTGCCAGGCCAGGTGGTATAATATATTACAATACATCATCATCAAATCCAAACACTGGTGTTTCTTTACAGGCCAAGAATAGTCTGGACAGCTACAAACTGCATGGCCTGGTTCTTGGTGCTGAATATCGCTTCCCGTAA
- a CDS encoding TMEM43 family protein — MKNLGIGIVFLIAGLFLLWHNETTVLDRELKLEQAQSVILETQKKMPENETVDPVETQDLRSTTVFNWGFRIAGWVILFLGLATLFKPLVVLVEKIPLLSNFVGRGITVFALLSSLSLTLILMSAVWMVARPVFGAVLLLIGVIPLFVLYRSGKRARLKQSLKQA; from the coding sequence TTGAAAAATCTGGGAATAGGGATCGTCTTTTTGATCGCAGGGCTATTTTTATTATGGCATAATGAAACGACAGTACTGGATCGTGAGCTCAAGCTTGAACAGGCCCAGTCTGTGATCTTGGAAACACAAAAAAAGATGCCTGAAAATGAAACGGTAGATCCTGTCGAAACTCAGGATCTGCGCTCGACAACCGTATTCAACTGGGGGTTCCGAATTGCAGGTTGGGTCATTCTATTTCTGGGACTGGCTACGCTTTTTAAGCCCCTGGTTGTACTTGTTGAGAAAATTCCCCTACTGAGTAATTTTGTGGGGCGCGGCATTACCGTATTTGCTCTTCTTAGTTCTTTGAGTCTCACTCTGATTCTGATGTCCGCCGTCTGGATGGTGGCAAGACCTGTGTTCGGCGCAGTCTTACTATTAATCGGTGTGATTCCTCTTTTTGTTTTGTATCGCTCTGGTAAGCGGGCCAGATTGAAGCAGTCGCTGAAGCAAGCCTGA
- a CDS encoding nucleoside hydrolase, with product MRTMMACLFLVFSLSVIPTSVKAEEPVKLIFDTDIGNDIDDALALAVIHALQSRGECELLAVTSSKDNPYSALYCDVVNTFYGRPQIPLGRVQKGVTPKDGSYVRKVVEYSENGKPVFPRHFQHAEEIPEAVSVLRKTLAAQTDQSVVLVVVGFSTNIARLLQSPGDEVSPLTGQELVTQKVKLLSQMIGRFDQDKPDSFHEYNVKVDVPAARTLYELWPDKIPVVVSGWEIGRAIQNRATSILNDYSYVKHHPVKMGYEYWHKMPYDRPTYDLTSVLYAVRPDRNYFGLSAPGKFIVNAQGKLEYAADPNGTQRYLTVTPEQIVRTQEVLESLSSQPPAP from the coding sequence ATGCGAACAATGATGGCTTGTTTGTTTCTGGTTTTCAGCCTTTCTGTGATTCCGACCTCTGTCAAAGCGGAAGAACCGGTAAAGCTGATATTTGATACTGACATCGGAAATGATATTGATGATGCCCTGGCTCTGGCAGTGATCCATGCACTGCAGTCGCGGGGAGAGTGTGAGCTGTTGGCCGTGACCAGCAGCAAAGACAATCCCTATTCAGCACTGTATTGTGATGTGGTAAACACGTTTTACGGACGACCTCAAATTCCTTTGGGACGAGTTCAAAAGGGAGTCACGCCAAAAGATGGTTCCTATGTGAGAAAGGTGGTTGAATATTCTGAGAATGGCAAGCCGGTATTCCCACGTCATTTTCAGCATGCAGAGGAAATCCCCGAGGCGGTCAGCGTCTTACGAAAAACACTGGCTGCCCAAACGGATCAGTCGGTTGTCCTGGTTGTTGTCGGATTTTCGACCAATATTGCGCGACTGCTGCAATCTCCCGGAGATGAGGTCAGTCCCCTGACGGGCCAGGAATTAGTGACTCAAAAGGTCAAACTCCTTTCCCAGATGATTGGCCGTTTTGATCAGGATAAGCCTGATTCATTTCATGAGTATAATGTCAAAGTGGATGTTCCTGCGGCGCGCACGTTATACGAATTATGGCCGGACAAGATACCTGTGGTTGTCAGTGGTTGGGAAATCGGTCGTGCGATTCAAAACCGCGCAACCAGTATTTTGAATGACTACAGCTATGTAAAACATCATCCTGTCAAAATGGGATATGAATACTGGCACAAAATGCCCTACGATCGCCCAACGTATGATCTAACAAGTGTCCTCTATGCTGTCAGGCCCGACCGGAACTATTTTGGGTTATCAGCGCCTGGAAAATTTATAGTCAATGCGCAGGGGAAACTTGAGTATGCTGCTGATCCCAATGGAACGCAACGCTATTTGACCGTGACCCCAGAACAGATCGTCCGAACTCAGGAAGTACTGGAGAGTCTCTCCAGTCAACCGCCGGCACCGTAA
- the rhaB gene encoding rhamnulokinase: MPEQCFLGVDLGAESGRVLAGILEDKQIRLEEIYRFSNGPVPVAGTRRWNVIGLWSSILKGLSLAAQKYGDQIISVGVDTWGVDYVLLSQKQELLGQPYHYRDPRTEGMLDLAILRVPQQEIFDATGLQFMEINTLYQLLSIQQSDPELLSQAHSFLLMPDFFHWLLSGSQVVEFTNATTTQCLNPVTGDWAGDLLRQLEIPTSMFPKIVPPGTKLGTLRDEVMQQTGLGKIDVIAPATHDTASAVAAIPTSHTGNPDWAYISSGTWSLMGVEVNSAVLGKRAFELNVTNEGGIDGTYRLLKNIMGLWLVQECRRAYERRGKNLDYSELAEAAASADAFRSLVDPDDARFLSPDDMLEAIKSYCEETGQPVPESEGQFIRCALESLALKYRKVLSWLEELTGTPIEVIHIVGGGTKNELLNQFTANSCQVPVITGPVEATGLGNVLVQARAAGSVSSLSEIREIVRNSTETQRYEPHDKELWEQAQQRFDSLLDAK; the protein is encoded by the coding sequence ATGCCAGAGCAGTGTTTTTTAGGAGTTGATTTAGGCGCCGAGAGTGGTCGCGTATTAGCAGGAATTCTGGAAGACAAACAGATCCGCCTGGAAGAGATCTATCGATTCAGCAATGGTCCCGTTCCGGTGGCAGGAACACGCCGCTGGAATGTCATTGGTCTCTGGTCATCAATTCTGAAAGGTCTGTCGTTGGCCGCCCAAAAATATGGGGACCAGATCATTTCGGTTGGCGTCGATACCTGGGGCGTTGACTACGTACTGCTTTCACAGAAGCAGGAACTCCTGGGACAACCTTACCACTATCGTGATCCCCGCACAGAAGGCATGCTGGATCTGGCAATCTTGCGCGTTCCTCAGCAGGAAATTTTCGATGCCACCGGTCTGCAGTTCATGGAGATTAACACGCTCTATCAACTATTGTCGATACAGCAGTCTGACCCGGAATTACTAAGTCAGGCACATTCATTCCTCCTGATGCCCGATTTCTTTCATTGGCTGCTCTCGGGAAGTCAAGTCGTTGAATTCACGAATGCAACCACAACACAATGCCTGAACCCGGTAACGGGAGACTGGGCAGGCGATTTGTTAAGACAGCTTGAGATTCCCACCAGTATGTTCCCCAAAATTGTCCCGCCGGGAACGAAATTAGGTACGCTCCGGGATGAAGTCATGCAACAGACGGGACTCGGCAAAATTGATGTGATCGCGCCTGCCACACATGATACCGCCTCGGCAGTCGCCGCCATCCCGACATCCCACACCGGAAATCCGGACTGGGCTTACATCAGTTCCGGGACCTGGTCTCTGATGGGCGTCGAAGTCAATTCTGCTGTTCTCGGCAAACGGGCATTTGAGTTGAATGTCACAAATGAAGGGGGCATCGATGGAACCTATCGACTATTGAAAAATATCATGGGGCTTTGGTTAGTCCAGGAATGCAGACGTGCCTATGAGCGTCGAGGCAAGAATCTGGATTATTCGGAGTTAGCCGAGGCAGCTGCTTCTGCGGATGCTTTTCGCTCGCTGGTCGATCCGGATGACGCACGGTTTCTCAGTCCTGATGATATGCTGGAGGCCATCAAAAGTTACTGTGAAGAAACTGGTCAACCAGTTCCGGAAAGCGAAGGCCAGTTTATTCGCTGTGCTCTGGAAAGCCTGGCACTCAAATATCGCAAGGTCCTCAGTTGGCTGGAAGAGTTGACCGGTACTCCCATCGAAGTCATTCATATCGTCGGCGGGGGGACAAAAAACGAGCTATTGAATCAATTCACAGCAAACTCCTGTCAGGTTCCTGTAATCACAGGGCCCGTGGAAGCCACCGGACTCGGAAATGTCCTGGTCCAGGCCAGAGCAGCGGGTTCGGTTAGTTCGCTATCGGAAATTCGAGAAATTGTCAGAAATTCCACTGAGACACAAAGATATGAACCGCATGACAAGGAACTCTGGGAACAGGCTCAACAACGGTTTGACAGTCTGTTGGACGCAAAATAA
- the ftsY gene encoding signal recognition particle-docking protein FtsY — translation MGLFDRLKRGLQKTKEVLRTDVRDLFKAGEILDDQKIEEFEARLIKTDMGVASSSAICEEVRKKHGGRTVILEEIEETVKEKIRTLLEGEGDTKWDLEDPLSPLNKNPDGVTVILVAGVNGVGKTTSIAKLANLILKQNKTVLLAAGDTFRAAAVEQLTMWANRLGCDIVTRPDGTDPASVAYSGCERALETGVDYLIIDTAGRLQTHTNLMEELHKIKRVISKKIPGAPHESLLVLDATTGQNGISQAENFTKAIECTGLILAKLDGTARGGVTVAIRQKMGIPVKYVGVGEQIDDLELFNSQGFVDALFV, via the coding sequence ATGGGTCTGTTTGACCGCTTAAAACGTGGATTACAAAAAACCAAAGAAGTCTTACGAACCGATGTTCGCGACTTGTTCAAAGCGGGCGAAATCCTGGATGATCAAAAAATCGAAGAATTCGAGGCCCGCCTCATCAAAACAGACATGGGAGTGGCCTCTTCTTCTGCCATCTGTGAAGAAGTTCGTAAAAAACACGGTGGCAGAACAGTCATTCTTGAAGAAATAGAAGAAACCGTCAAAGAGAAAATCAGAACCTTACTTGAAGGGGAAGGCGATACAAAGTGGGATCTGGAAGACCCTCTGTCGCCACTGAATAAGAACCCCGACGGAGTGACTGTGATTCTTGTAGCCGGTGTAAATGGAGTCGGAAAAACTACTTCGATCGCAAAACTCGCCAACCTGATTCTCAAGCAGAATAAAACCGTATTATTAGCAGCCGGAGATACGTTTCGTGCTGCTGCTGTCGAGCAACTTACGATGTGGGCCAATCGGCTGGGTTGTGATATTGTAACTCGACCAGACGGAACTGATCCTGCCAGTGTCGCCTATTCCGGTTGTGAACGCGCTCTGGAAACCGGCGTTGATTATTTGATCATTGATACAGCGGGACGCTTACAGACCCATACAAACCTGATGGAAGAACTCCATAAAATTAAACGGGTGATCAGCAAGAAAATCCCTGGTGCACCACATGAAAGCCTATTGGTCCTGGATGCAACAACGGGACAAAATGGCATCAGCCAGGCGGAGAATTTTACGAAAGCAATTGAGTGCACCGGACTAATTTTAGCAAAATTAGATGGCACAGCCCGTGGTGGAGTCACCGTTGCGATCCGCCAAAAGATGGGCATCCCCGTCAAGTACGTCGGTGTCGGAGAGCAAATAGATGACCTGGAACTCTTTAACTCACAGGGATTTGTAGACGCTCTGTTCGTCTAA